A DNA window from Anas acuta chromosome 4, bAnaAcu1.1, whole genome shotgun sequence contains the following coding sequences:
- the MAP9 gene encoding microtubule-associated protein 9 isoform X2, with the protein MRAAGPAVREQAAMRDGPRQPAARGRSQAGRRKAQGRQAGAMPGQGGGRRAGAPRGAGPGSRSGVQGKALQEAISAHAAREQTAVYSDGFESEEVDMLNGIVEERHKSNSDADSTKKSVDSESPPSDDGASQKAADLENEGVDDLSLSFHERKLQQKPLSESENIHDKINEVHCLESENEDNDRKNNEEHSAAELQCHMSEIDHCNDLPMPELKKERKAITLDQKEKKPIPKPRMHKTRNTSASGGCYKASPQPRSARRKSSPVKDNEFSKSEEVTPRRGLSSSSAPSSPTSLNTTASSEKKVFAESPSPEGPWLESTSLPFSINFTSHNERSEDSNLQMCGETPLSQDERKDTSPSDLKLEDNISKTLSVTEAMTTTADEKTKKSEKSTDDSSDEQENIVQGQIETDTAQEASVDGQSEHVESKMTSEDFVKKQSETKATVLQKSKPSSCRSLSSANLKKKAKAVPSATAVSSQYLGTLKVLENKHLQKNSREFEKADSLRAAVFQNWLEKKRALLLELKRNEKKKAENLRIDTEKKEDIKRKEAIASFEAWKAMKAKEAKKLSEKKKLEELKRKKAEEQNAEKMEAAQKAFEKWKERKTEYLREQSRKEKQSERIRKRKEEELVEEKKKDNVSAVEKWNEKKEEYIKQKKAEKILERRKQEIQQTKKDEKDKKAIEEYERWLKKTERREQLERKQKKLQAACGEEVRSPWSPPGKVMYSRNY; encoded by the exons atgcgggcggcggggccggccgtGCGGGAGCAGGCGGCCATGCGGGACGGCCCAAGGCAGCCCGCGGCCCGGGGCCGCAGCCAGGCGGGACGCCGCAAGGCGCAGGGCCGGCAGGCGGGCGCCATGCCGGGGCAAGGCGGCGGCAGGCGGGCGGGGGCGCCCAGAGGCGCAGGCCCCGGGAGCAGGTCGGGTGTGCAGGGGAAGGCG CTACAAGAAGCAATTTCTGCTCATGCAGCAAGGGAACAAACAGCTGTTTACTCAGACGGCTTTGAGAGTGAAGAAGTTGACATGTTAAATG GTATTGTGGAGGAACGTCATAAAAGCAATTCAGATGCTGACAGCACTAAGAAATCTGTTGATTCTGAGAGTCCTCCCTCAGATGATGGTGCATCACAAAAAGCAGCTGACTTGGAAAATGAAGGTGTTGATGACTTGAGTTTATCCTTTCATGAAAGGAAACTTCAGCAAAAACCACtttcagaaagtgaaaacatacatgacaaaataaatgaagtgcaCTGTTTGGaaagtgaaaatgaagacaatgacagaaaaaataatgaagagcaTTCAGCTGCTGAATTACAGTGTCATATGAGTGAGATTGACCACTGCAATGATTTGCCTATGCCTgaactaaagaaagaaagaaaggctaTTACACTggatcaaaaggaaaagaaaccaatACCAAAGCCAAGGAtgcacaaaacaagaaatacatCAGCATCAG GTGGCTGTTACAAAGCATCACCTCAACCAAGAAGTGCCAGGAGAAAAAGTAGCCCTGTGAAAGACAATGAATTTAGTAAGTCAGAAGAAGTAACTCCTAGACGTGGATTGTCTTCGTCTTCAGCACCGTCATCCCCAACTTCTCTGAATACTACAGCCTCGTCTgagaaaaaagtgtttgctgAAAGCCCTAGTCCTGAA GGTCCATGGCTAGAAAGTACTTCACTAccattttccattaattttacTTCCCACAATGAGAGATCTGAAGACTCCAATTTACAGATGTGTGGAGAAACACCACTTTCACAAG ATGAGAGGAAGGATACCAGCCCCAGTGACTTGAAACTGGAGGATAATATTAGCAAAACCCTTTCTGTGACAGAAGCAATGACCACGACAGCagatgagaaaacaaagaaatcagagAAGTCAACAGATGACAGTTCAGATGAACAGGAGAACATTGTGCAAGGGCAAATAGAAACTGATACAGCACAGGAAGCGTCAGTAGATGGTCAGTCTGAACATGTGGAGTCGAAGATGACTTCAGAGGACTTTGTCAAG AAACAAAGTGAAACGAAGGCAACAGTTctacaaaaatcaaaaccttcATCTTGCAG GTCTCTGTCTTCTgcaaacttaaagaaaaaagcaaaagctgttcCATCAGCTACAGCTGTTTCATCTCAATACCTGGGAACATTGAAGGTGTTGGAGAATAAACACTTACAGAAGAACAGTAGAGAATTTGAGAAAGCAGATAGTTTACGAGCAGCTGTTTTCCAG AAttggctggaaaagaaaagagctttACTACTggaattaaagagaaatgaaaagaaaaaagctgaaaatctgaGGATCGATACTGAAAAG AAAGAAgatattaaaagaaaggaagcaattGCATCTTTTGAAGCCTGGAAAGCGatgaaagcaaaagaagcaaagaagttaagtgaaaaaaagaagctcGAAGAActtaagagaaagaaagcagaagaacagAATGCAGAGAAAATGGAAGCAGCACAGAAG GCatttgaaaaatggaaagaaagaaaaacagaatatttaagagagcaaagcagaaaggaaaaacagtctgaaagaatcaggaagaggaaagaagaggaattggttgaagaaaaaaagaaagacaacgTATCAGCAGTTGAAAAATG gaatgaaaaaaaggaagaatatataaaacaaaagaaggcagaaaaaatcctagagagaaga